One Cydia pomonella isolate Wapato2018A chromosome 14, ilCydPomo1, whole genome shotgun sequence DNA segment encodes these proteins:
- the LOC133525034 gene encoding protein kibra isoform X2, which translates to MPRRRNGEIPLPDGWDYARDFDGKLYFIDHNSRKTTWIDPRDRYTKPQTFADCIGNELPLGWEEAYDPQIGPYYINHVSQVTQLEDPRLEWLSIQEAMLREYLNTAQEALEAKKEMYDVKKQRLCLAQDEYKHLNNALSTLGASRTSLCSSTTSVTTTSTTSRHDPDLLRSEVTQARGRVAQLRKELRQARAEVACARRGVDTLAEVEQKLSAQQGCYNITEAQAIMTELKNIQKSLTSGEKERADLMQSLAKLKDDLTRLQLGDASPDLSTLSLPQEKLSTASQTDLCADLVPIGTRLAEMARVRLQYDEARKRIQQIQQQLADLEDKVQPGQAESDKDRLLLFQEKEQLLRELRSITPRTRSKQEMTDIQIECKRLEQDLKNAFEMSNKCIADRLRLHEEKQLLLQQLKDALTSMTTLEGQLKTLSASTLSVSSSSSLGSLSTASSKGSLSSGISFTDIYGGSQIASSFQADKPIDMVDLHRRVERLLRGTSYTAESATPGAGSGSQPSLSPRSSLSSASPPPPPPSYSQVEMQRRQQRELEEKLAEMRIGVAGLNEITGLATIPVQLQGPGRPCEPLSPISETPPPPLSPRTPSSSGTNTRSVSAAVSDESVAGDSGVFEAAQAGDASAVNSTQIEIKLRYCIEDSALEISILRARNLNALFIDVGTEVAVLGALVIGGGTCGITFSSAALPWRGTTLAWRHAARARVAGARALRAATLQVNLVCRAECLGCAQVSLADFDPDAVSQKWYNVLSFRCMRRDESSDESTVISSQTSTLTRNRGPESMTGAECNVDCGENSASEDEESREPLNQIVEEDSLEDYIPENELALEEEYLHPSTAEKETNTECNFCPEGARQLHRRKSPQVSATLEEPLATIKRSQTFSPQPQSIGNRQYICRLNRSESDSSMASRARRPAPPPAGIPFDRSVRERRSLRWGRVAGGAARRTRTRSARTSLDLALDLSAQHTKLADLRTEIAHLNQLKKRLEEACARGDPAIAMWVAEDEALRRLVAPAEPGRAAKLLHRTCREIYRLRKSRQGGRRPDLVTFKEKMAFFTRPKSTVPVLDGEAEEISEDEWEEELEERRTPDGRSSKTSYELRRDQRCNDVREEKTETTEEAAKDTQEVVECKNPCLNRLEAVQDQEKTEEDRYEFVVDRVLGVQV; encoded by the exons GCGAAGAAGGAGATGTACGATGTGAAAAAGCAGAGGCTGTGCTTGGCTCAAGACGAGTACAAACATTTGAACAATGCCCTGTCTACGCTGGGTGCCTCTCGAACAAgct TATGTTCATCCACAACTTCCGTGACGACGACGTCCACCACGTCACGTCACGATCCGGACCTGCTCCGATCAGAAGTGACGCAGGCAAGAGGCCGCGTTGCGCAGCTGAGGAAAGAGTTGAGGCAGGCGAGAGCTGAGGTAGCATGCGCGAGGCGAGGCGTGGATACGCTTGCTGA AGTGGAACAAAAGCTTAGCGCCCAACAAGGATGCTACAACATCACCGAAGCTCAGGCGATCATGACAGAGCTCAAAAACATCCAAAAATCCCTCACCTCAGGAGAGAAAGAGAGAGCAGACCTCATGCAATCCTTAGCCAAACTCAAGGATGACTTGACGAGATTACAACTCGGAGATGCCTCTCCAGACCTTTCAActttaagccttcctcaagagaAACTTAGCACTGCCTCACAAACAGACTTATGTGCAGACCTAGTACCAATAGGTACACGGTTAGCAGAAATGGCAAGAGTACGCTTACAATATGACGAAGCTAGAAAAAGAATACAACAGATCCAACAACAATTAGCAGATTTAGAGGACAAAGTCCAACCCGGTCAAGCGGAGTCTGACAAAGACCGCTTGCTATTATTCCAAGAGAAAGAACAGCTGCTTAGAGAACTTAGAAGTATAACCCCTAGAACACGATCCAAACAGGAAATGACTGACATACAAATTGAGTGTAAAAGATTAGAACAGGACTTGAAAAACGCCTTTGAGATGTCAAATAAGTGTATAGCGGATCGATTGAGGCTACATGAAGAAAAACAACTGTTGCTTCAACAACTAAAAGATGCTTTAACGTCTATGACGACTTTGGAAGGGCAGTTGAAGACTTTATCAGCGAGCACACTGTCGGTTTCAAGTAGTTCGAGCCTCGGGTCTCTTTCTACGGCGAGTAGCAAAGGATCTTTGAGCTCTGGAATCAGTTTTACTGATATATACGGGGGCTCACAGATTGCTAGCTCATTCCAAGCAGATAAGCCTATTGATATGGTTGACCTGCATAGAAGAGTTGAGAG GTTACTCCGCGGAACAAGCTACACGGCCGAAAGCGCGACGCCCGGAGCCGGCAGCGGCTCCCAGCCCTCGCTGTCACCACGCAGCAGCCTGTCCTCCGCCAGCCCTCCGCCCCCTCCCCCGTCATACAGCCAGGTGGAGATGCAGAGGCGCCAACAGAGGGAGCTGGAGGAGAAGCTAGCGGAGATGAGGATAGGCGTCGCGGGACTTAATGAGATCACAGGCCTTGCGACAA TACCAGTACAACTGCAAGGCCCGGGTCGGCCTTGTGAGCCGCTGTCGCCAATATCAGAGACCCCGCCACCGCCGCTCTCGCCCAGGACTCCCTCATCTAGTG GTACAAACACTAGATCAGTGTCGGCAGCAGTAAGCGACGAGTCGGTGGCTGGAGATTCTGGTGTGTTTGAGGCGGCGCAAGCAGGCGATGCCAGCGCAG TGAACAGTACGCAAATTGAGATCAAATTGCGCTACTGTATTGAGGACAGCGCGCTGGAGATCAGCATATTGCGGGCACGGAACCTCAACGCACTTTTCATTGATGTTGGCACTGAAGT TGCGGTGCTAGGTGCCTTAGTAATCGGCGGTGGAACGTGCGGCATCACGTTCAGCAGCGCGGCGCTGCCGTGGCGCGGCACCACGCTGGCGTGGCGGCACGCGGCGCGCGCCCGCGTGGCCGGCGCCCGCGCTCTGCGGGCGGCCACGCTGCAAGTCAATCTCGTGTGCCGGGCTGAATGCTTG GGTTGCGCCCAAGTGAGTCTAGCGGATTTCGACCCCGACGCGGTGTCCCAGAAATGGTACAACGTGTTGAGCTTCAGATGTATGAGGAGGGATGAGAGCTCGGATGAATCTACGGTGATATCTTCGCAGACGTCTACTCTCACTAGGAATAGAG GTCCAGAGAGTATGACCGGTGCGGAGTGCAACGTGGATTGCGGAGAGAACTCTGCCTCTGAAGATGAGGAGTCTAGGGAACCACTTAATCAG ATAGTGGAAGAGGATTCCCTAGAAGACTACATTCCCGAAAACGAACTAGCGTTAGAAGAAGAGTACCTACACCCGTCCACGGCCGAGAAAGAGACGAATACTGAGTGCAACTTCTGCCCGGAGGGAGCGAGACAGCTGCATAGGAG aaaaagtcCACAAGTAAGCGCCACTCTGGAGGAGCCACTGGCCACGATCAAGAGGTCTCAGACCTTCTCTCCGCAGCCTCAAAGCATCGGAAATAGACAGTATATTTGCAG ACTGAACCGCtccgagtcggactcgtccatgGCGTCGCGCGCGCGccggcccgcgccgccgcccgccggcaTCCCCTTCGACCGCAGCGTGCGCGAGCGCCGCTCGCTCAG ATGGGGCCGCGtagcgggcggcgcggcgcggcgcacgCGCACCCGCAGCGCGCGGACCTCGCTAGATCTCGCACTGGATCTCAGCGCGCAGCATACCAAGCTCGCCGACCTGAGAACCGAGATCGCCCACTTGAACCAGCTTAAGAAAAG ACTAGAGGAGGCGTGCGCCCGCGGCGACCCCGCCATCGCCATGTGGGTGGCGGAGGACGAGGCGCTGCGCCGCCTGGTGGCGCCGGCCGAGCCGGGCCGCGCCGCCAAGCTGCTGCACCGCACGTGCCGCGAGATCTACCGCCTGCGCAAGTCGCGCCAGGGCGGCCGCCGCCCCGACCTCGTCACCTTCAA AGAAAAAATGGCTTTCTTCACCCGCCCAAAATCGACCGTGCCGGTTCTAGACGGGGAGGCCGAAGAGATCTCGGAAGACGAGTGGGAAGAAGAGCTCGAAGAACGCCGCACTCCCGACGGACGCTCCTCCAAGACCTCTTACGAACTTCGTCGAGACCAACGGTGCAATGACGTCAGGGAAGAAAAAACGGAAACAACGGAAGAAGCGGCGAAAGACACTCAAGAAGTAGTCGAATGCAAGAACCCCTGCCTGAATCGGCTAGAAGCTGTCCAGGACCAGGAAAAGACTGAAGAAGATAGGTATGAATTTGTTGTAGATCGAGTTTTAGGTGTTCAAGTCTGA
- the LOC133525034 gene encoding protein kibra isoform X3 codes for MEVRVWQNWYTKPQTFADCIGNELPLGWEEAYDPQIGPYYINHVSQVTQLEDPRLEWLSIQEAMLREYLNTAQEALEAKKEMYDVKKQRLCLAQDEYKHLNNALSTLGASRTSLCSSTTSVTTTSTTSRHDPDLLRSEVTQARGRVAQLRKELRQARAEVACARRGVDTLAEVEQKLSAQQGCYNITEAQAIMTELKNIQKSLTSGEKERADLMQSLAKLKDDLTRLQLGDASPDLSTLSLPQEKLSTASQTDLCADLVPIGTRLAEMARVRLQYDEARKRIQQIQQQLADLEDKVQPGQAESDKDRLLLFQEKEQLLRELRSITPRTRSKQEMTDIQIECKRLEQDLKNAFEMSNKCIADRLRLHEEKQLLLQQLKDALTSMTTLEGQLKTLSASTLSVSSSSSLGSLSTASSKGSLSSGISFTDIYGGSQIASSFQADKPIDMVDLHRRVERLLRGTSYTAESATPGAGSGSQPSLSPRSSLSSASPPPPPPSYSQVEMQRRQQRELEEKLAEMRIGVAGLNEITGLATIPVQLQGPGRPCEPLSPISETPPPPLSPRTPSSSGTNTRSVSAAVSDESVAGDSGVFEAAQAGDASAVNSTQIEIKLRYCIEDSALEISILRARNLNALFIDVGTEVAVLGALVIGGGTCGITFSSAALPWRGTTLAWRHAARARVAGARALRAATLQVNLVCRAECLGCAQVSLADFDPDAVSQKWYNVLSFRCMRRDESSDESTVISSQTSTLTRNRGPESMTGAECNVDCGENSASEDEESREPLNQIVEEDSLEDYIPENELALEEEYLHPSTAEKETNTECNFCPEGARQLHRRKSPQVSATLEEPLATIKRSQTFSPQPQSIGNRQYICRLNRSESDSSMASRARRPAPPPAGIPFDRSVRERRSLRWGRVAGGAARRTRTRSARTSLDLALDLSAQHTKLADLRTEIAHLNQLKKRLEEACARGDPAIAMWVAEDEALRRLVAPAEPGRAAKLLHRTCREIYRLRKSRQGGRRPDLVTFKEKMAFFTRPKSTVPVLDGEAEEISEDEWEEELEERRTPDGRSSKTSYELRRDQRCNDVREEKTETTEEAAKDTQEVVECKNPCLNRLEAVQDQEKTEEDRYEFVVDRVLGVQV; via the exons GCGAAGAAGGAGATGTACGATGTGAAAAAGCAGAGGCTGTGCTTGGCTCAAGACGAGTACAAACATTTGAACAATGCCCTGTCTACGCTGGGTGCCTCTCGAACAAgct TATGTTCATCCACAACTTCCGTGACGACGACGTCCACCACGTCACGTCACGATCCGGACCTGCTCCGATCAGAAGTGACGCAGGCAAGAGGCCGCGTTGCGCAGCTGAGGAAAGAGTTGAGGCAGGCGAGAGCTGAGGTAGCATGCGCGAGGCGAGGCGTGGATACGCTTGCTGA AGTGGAACAAAAGCTTAGCGCCCAACAAGGATGCTACAACATCACCGAAGCTCAGGCGATCATGACAGAGCTCAAAAACATCCAAAAATCCCTCACCTCAGGAGAGAAAGAGAGAGCAGACCTCATGCAATCCTTAGCCAAACTCAAGGATGACTTGACGAGATTACAACTCGGAGATGCCTCTCCAGACCTTTCAActttaagccttcctcaagagaAACTTAGCACTGCCTCACAAACAGACTTATGTGCAGACCTAGTACCAATAGGTACACGGTTAGCAGAAATGGCAAGAGTACGCTTACAATATGACGAAGCTAGAAAAAGAATACAACAGATCCAACAACAATTAGCAGATTTAGAGGACAAAGTCCAACCCGGTCAAGCGGAGTCTGACAAAGACCGCTTGCTATTATTCCAAGAGAAAGAACAGCTGCTTAGAGAACTTAGAAGTATAACCCCTAGAACACGATCCAAACAGGAAATGACTGACATACAAATTGAGTGTAAAAGATTAGAACAGGACTTGAAAAACGCCTTTGAGATGTCAAATAAGTGTATAGCGGATCGATTGAGGCTACATGAAGAAAAACAACTGTTGCTTCAACAACTAAAAGATGCTTTAACGTCTATGACGACTTTGGAAGGGCAGTTGAAGACTTTATCAGCGAGCACACTGTCGGTTTCAAGTAGTTCGAGCCTCGGGTCTCTTTCTACGGCGAGTAGCAAAGGATCTTTGAGCTCTGGAATCAGTTTTACTGATATATACGGGGGCTCACAGATTGCTAGCTCATTCCAAGCAGATAAGCCTATTGATATGGTTGACCTGCATAGAAGAGTTGAGAG GTTACTCCGCGGAACAAGCTACACGGCCGAAAGCGCGACGCCCGGAGCCGGCAGCGGCTCCCAGCCCTCGCTGTCACCACGCAGCAGCCTGTCCTCCGCCAGCCCTCCGCCCCCTCCCCCGTCATACAGCCAGGTGGAGATGCAGAGGCGCCAACAGAGGGAGCTGGAGGAGAAGCTAGCGGAGATGAGGATAGGCGTCGCGGGACTTAATGAGATCACAGGCCTTGCGACAA TACCAGTACAACTGCAAGGCCCGGGTCGGCCTTGTGAGCCGCTGTCGCCAATATCAGAGACCCCGCCACCGCCGCTCTCGCCCAGGACTCCCTCATCTAGTG GTACAAACACTAGATCAGTGTCGGCAGCAGTAAGCGACGAGTCGGTGGCTGGAGATTCTGGTGTGTTTGAGGCGGCGCAAGCAGGCGATGCCAGCGCAG TGAACAGTACGCAAATTGAGATCAAATTGCGCTACTGTATTGAGGACAGCGCGCTGGAGATCAGCATATTGCGGGCACGGAACCTCAACGCACTTTTCATTGATGTTGGCACTGAAGT TGCGGTGCTAGGTGCCTTAGTAATCGGCGGTGGAACGTGCGGCATCACGTTCAGCAGCGCGGCGCTGCCGTGGCGCGGCACCACGCTGGCGTGGCGGCACGCGGCGCGCGCCCGCGTGGCCGGCGCCCGCGCTCTGCGGGCGGCCACGCTGCAAGTCAATCTCGTGTGCCGGGCTGAATGCTTG GGTTGCGCCCAAGTGAGTCTAGCGGATTTCGACCCCGACGCGGTGTCCCAGAAATGGTACAACGTGTTGAGCTTCAGATGTATGAGGAGGGATGAGAGCTCGGATGAATCTACGGTGATATCTTCGCAGACGTCTACTCTCACTAGGAATAGAG GTCCAGAGAGTATGACCGGTGCGGAGTGCAACGTGGATTGCGGAGAGAACTCTGCCTCTGAAGATGAGGAGTCTAGGGAACCACTTAATCAG ATAGTGGAAGAGGATTCCCTAGAAGACTACATTCCCGAAAACGAACTAGCGTTAGAAGAAGAGTACCTACACCCGTCCACGGCCGAGAAAGAGACGAATACTGAGTGCAACTTCTGCCCGGAGGGAGCGAGACAGCTGCATAGGAG aaaaagtcCACAAGTAAGCGCCACTCTGGAGGAGCCACTGGCCACGATCAAGAGGTCTCAGACCTTCTCTCCGCAGCCTCAAAGCATCGGAAATAGACAGTATATTTGCAG ACTGAACCGCtccgagtcggactcgtccatgGCGTCGCGCGCGCGccggcccgcgccgccgcccgccggcaTCCCCTTCGACCGCAGCGTGCGCGAGCGCCGCTCGCTCAG ATGGGGCCGCGtagcgggcggcgcggcgcggcgcacgCGCACCCGCAGCGCGCGGACCTCGCTAGATCTCGCACTGGATCTCAGCGCGCAGCATACCAAGCTCGCCGACCTGAGAACCGAGATCGCCCACTTGAACCAGCTTAAGAAAAG ACTAGAGGAGGCGTGCGCCCGCGGCGACCCCGCCATCGCCATGTGGGTGGCGGAGGACGAGGCGCTGCGCCGCCTGGTGGCGCCGGCCGAGCCGGGCCGCGCCGCCAAGCTGCTGCACCGCACGTGCCGCGAGATCTACCGCCTGCGCAAGTCGCGCCAGGGCGGCCGCCGCCCCGACCTCGTCACCTTCAA AGAAAAAATGGCTTTCTTCACCCGCCCAAAATCGACCGTGCCGGTTCTAGACGGGGAGGCCGAAGAGATCTCGGAAGACGAGTGGGAAGAAGAGCTCGAAGAACGCCGCACTCCCGACGGACGCTCCTCCAAGACCTCTTACGAACTTCGTCGAGACCAACGGTGCAATGACGTCAGGGAAGAAAAAACGGAAACAACGGAAGAAGCGGCGAAAGACACTCAAGAAGTAGTCGAATGCAAGAACCCCTGCCTGAATCGGCTAGAAGCTGTCCAGGACCAGGAAAAGACTGAAGAAGATAGGTATGAATTTGTTGTAGATCGAGTTTTAGGTGTTCAAGTCTGA
- the LOC133525034 gene encoding protein kibra isoform X1, with amino-acid sequence MLIQMWLFACEDTGEVTGSPLQSVQPDTSSPNLLRQMAGSGRRELGPERSTSEMRPRSHSFGGAGAFHCAPSCALRQSTRALLGVKMCPSRSLKMWSQPPVPELEPFRERAATVSAWCKGCFGNQVAKMVREPEYGVRVDPTSTRPAGLRVRDEPQYQNLEELRKRPEYANLDEISREFGYRLCPEGQNLEDEAIYENILSVRQIRSAEVRLVPMSEVPFYEGQGYVATQVLSRNGTFPQCPPHTWSRLHHAVRHTGSLRVFTAKKEMYDVKKQRLCLAQDEYKHLNNALSTLGASRTSLCSSTTSVTTTSTTSRHDPDLLRSEVTQARGRVAQLRKELRQARAEVACARRGVDTLAEVEQKLSAQQGCYNITEAQAIMTELKNIQKSLTSGEKERADLMQSLAKLKDDLTRLQLGDASPDLSTLSLPQEKLSTASQTDLCADLVPIGTRLAEMARVRLQYDEARKRIQQIQQQLADLEDKVQPGQAESDKDRLLLFQEKEQLLRELRSITPRTRSKQEMTDIQIECKRLEQDLKNAFEMSNKCIADRLRLHEEKQLLLQQLKDALTSMTTLEGQLKTLSASTLSVSSSSSLGSLSTASSKGSLSSGISFTDIYGGSQIASSFQADKPIDMVDLHRRVERLLRGTSYTAESATPGAGSGSQPSLSPRSSLSSASPPPPPPSYSQVEMQRRQQRELEEKLAEMRIGVAGLNEITGLATIPVQLQGPGRPCEPLSPISETPPPPLSPRTPSSSGTNTRSVSAAVSDESVAGDSGVFEAAQAGDASAVNSTQIEIKLRYCIEDSALEISILRARNLNALFIDVGTEVAVLGALVIGGGTCGITFSSAALPWRGTTLAWRHAARARVAGARALRAATLQVNLVCRAECLGCAQVSLADFDPDAVSQKWYNVLSFRCMRRDESSDESTVISSQTSTLTRNRGPESMTGAECNVDCGENSASEDEESREPLNQIVEEDSLEDYIPENELALEEEYLHPSTAEKETNTECNFCPEGARQLHRRKSPQVSATLEEPLATIKRSQTFSPQPQSIGNRQYICRLNRSESDSSMASRARRPAPPPAGIPFDRSVRERRSLRWGRVAGGAARRTRTRSARTSLDLALDLSAQHTKLADLRTEIAHLNQLKKRLEEACARGDPAIAMWVAEDEALRRLVAPAEPGRAAKLLHRTCREIYRLRKSRQGGRRPDLVTFKEKMAFFTRPKSTVPVLDGEAEEISEDEWEEELEERRTPDGRSSKTSYELRRDQRCNDVREEKTETTEEAAKDTQEVVECKNPCLNRLEAVQDQEKTEEDRYEFVVDRVLGVQV; translated from the exons atGCTTATACAAATGTGGTTGTTCGCGTGCGAGGACACGGGCGAGGTCACCGGGAGTCCGTTACAGTCCGTCCAGCCCGACACCTCTTCTCCGAACTTATTACGACAGATGGCCGGCTCGGGAAGGCGGGAGCTCGGCCCGGAGAGATCGACCTCCGAAATGCGCCCGAGATCGCATTCTttcggcggcgcgggcgcattCCACTGCGCGCCGAGCTGCGCGCTGCGTCAGTCGACGCGCGCCCTTTTGGGGGTTAAGATGTGTCCGTCGCGGTCGCTCAAAATGTGGTCCCAGCCGCCTGTTCCCGAGCTCGAACCCTTCCGAGAGCGCGCGGCCACGGTCAGCGCCTGGTGCAAAGGCTGCTTCGGCAACCAAGTGGCGAAGATGGTCCGCGAGCCGGAATACGGCGTCCGCGTCGATCCTACGTCCACCCGGCCGGCCGGCTTACGCGTGCGCGACGAACCCCAGTACCAAAACTTGGAGGAACTCCGCAAGCGTCCCGAGTACGCTAATCTAGACGAGATCAGTCGCGAGTTTGGCTATCGCCTCTGCCCTGAAGGACAGAATTTAGAGGATGAGGCGATCTATGAAAACATTTTGTCGGTGCGTCAGATCCGATCCGCGGAAGTGAGATTAGTGCCGATGTCTGAAGTGCCGTTTTATGAAGGACAAGGATATGTGGCTACGCAGGTCCTGAGCAGGAATGGGACTTTTCCGCAGTGTCCACCCCACACTTGGAGCCGGCTGCACCATGCTGTCCGGCACACTGGATCCTTGAGGGTCTTTACT GCGAAGAAGGAGATGTACGATGTGAAAAAGCAGAGGCTGTGCTTGGCTCAAGACGAGTACAAACATTTGAACAATGCCCTGTCTACGCTGGGTGCCTCTCGAACAAgct TATGTTCATCCACAACTTCCGTGACGACGACGTCCACCACGTCACGTCACGATCCGGACCTGCTCCGATCAGAAGTGACGCAGGCAAGAGGCCGCGTTGCGCAGCTGAGGAAAGAGTTGAGGCAGGCGAGAGCTGAGGTAGCATGCGCGAGGCGAGGCGTGGATACGCTTGCTGA AGTGGAACAAAAGCTTAGCGCCCAACAAGGATGCTACAACATCACCGAAGCTCAGGCGATCATGACAGAGCTCAAAAACATCCAAAAATCCCTCACCTCAGGAGAGAAAGAGAGAGCAGACCTCATGCAATCCTTAGCCAAACTCAAGGATGACTTGACGAGATTACAACTCGGAGATGCCTCTCCAGACCTTTCAActttaagccttcctcaagagaAACTTAGCACTGCCTCACAAACAGACTTATGTGCAGACCTAGTACCAATAGGTACACGGTTAGCAGAAATGGCAAGAGTACGCTTACAATATGACGAAGCTAGAAAAAGAATACAACAGATCCAACAACAATTAGCAGATTTAGAGGACAAAGTCCAACCCGGTCAAGCGGAGTCTGACAAAGACCGCTTGCTATTATTCCAAGAGAAAGAACAGCTGCTTAGAGAACTTAGAAGTATAACCCCTAGAACACGATCCAAACAGGAAATGACTGACATACAAATTGAGTGTAAAAGATTAGAACAGGACTTGAAAAACGCCTTTGAGATGTCAAATAAGTGTATAGCGGATCGATTGAGGCTACATGAAGAAAAACAACTGTTGCTTCAACAACTAAAAGATGCTTTAACGTCTATGACGACTTTGGAAGGGCAGTTGAAGACTTTATCAGCGAGCACACTGTCGGTTTCAAGTAGTTCGAGCCTCGGGTCTCTTTCTACGGCGAGTAGCAAAGGATCTTTGAGCTCTGGAATCAGTTTTACTGATATATACGGGGGCTCACAGATTGCTAGCTCATTCCAAGCAGATAAGCCTATTGATATGGTTGACCTGCATAGAAGAGTTGAGAG GTTACTCCGCGGAACAAGCTACACGGCCGAAAGCGCGACGCCCGGAGCCGGCAGCGGCTCCCAGCCCTCGCTGTCACCACGCAGCAGCCTGTCCTCCGCCAGCCCTCCGCCCCCTCCCCCGTCATACAGCCAGGTGGAGATGCAGAGGCGCCAACAGAGGGAGCTGGAGGAGAAGCTAGCGGAGATGAGGATAGGCGTCGCGGGACTTAATGAGATCACAGGCCTTGCGACAA TACCAGTACAACTGCAAGGCCCGGGTCGGCCTTGTGAGCCGCTGTCGCCAATATCAGAGACCCCGCCACCGCCGCTCTCGCCCAGGACTCCCTCATCTAGTG GTACAAACACTAGATCAGTGTCGGCAGCAGTAAGCGACGAGTCGGTGGCTGGAGATTCTGGTGTGTTTGAGGCGGCGCAAGCAGGCGATGCCAGCGCAG TGAACAGTACGCAAATTGAGATCAAATTGCGCTACTGTATTGAGGACAGCGCGCTGGAGATCAGCATATTGCGGGCACGGAACCTCAACGCACTTTTCATTGATGTTGGCACTGAAGT TGCGGTGCTAGGTGCCTTAGTAATCGGCGGTGGAACGTGCGGCATCACGTTCAGCAGCGCGGCGCTGCCGTGGCGCGGCACCACGCTGGCGTGGCGGCACGCGGCGCGCGCCCGCGTGGCCGGCGCCCGCGCTCTGCGGGCGGCCACGCTGCAAGTCAATCTCGTGTGCCGGGCTGAATGCTTG GGTTGCGCCCAAGTGAGTCTAGCGGATTTCGACCCCGACGCGGTGTCCCAGAAATGGTACAACGTGTTGAGCTTCAGATGTATGAGGAGGGATGAGAGCTCGGATGAATCTACGGTGATATCTTCGCAGACGTCTACTCTCACTAGGAATAGAG GTCCAGAGAGTATGACCGGTGCGGAGTGCAACGTGGATTGCGGAGAGAACTCTGCCTCTGAAGATGAGGAGTCTAGGGAACCACTTAATCAG ATAGTGGAAGAGGATTCCCTAGAAGACTACATTCCCGAAAACGAACTAGCGTTAGAAGAAGAGTACCTACACCCGTCCACGGCCGAGAAAGAGACGAATACTGAGTGCAACTTCTGCCCGGAGGGAGCGAGACAGCTGCATAGGAG aaaaagtcCACAAGTAAGCGCCACTCTGGAGGAGCCACTGGCCACGATCAAGAGGTCTCAGACCTTCTCTCCGCAGCCTCAAAGCATCGGAAATAGACAGTATATTTGCAG ACTGAACCGCtccgagtcggactcgtccatgGCGTCGCGCGCGCGccggcccgcgccgccgcccgccggcaTCCCCTTCGACCGCAGCGTGCGCGAGCGCCGCTCGCTCAG ATGGGGCCGCGtagcgggcggcgcggcgcggcgcacgCGCACCCGCAGCGCGCGGACCTCGCTAGATCTCGCACTGGATCTCAGCGCGCAGCATACCAAGCTCGCCGACCTGAGAACCGAGATCGCCCACTTGAACCAGCTTAAGAAAAG ACTAGAGGAGGCGTGCGCCCGCGGCGACCCCGCCATCGCCATGTGGGTGGCGGAGGACGAGGCGCTGCGCCGCCTGGTGGCGCCGGCCGAGCCGGGCCGCGCCGCCAAGCTGCTGCACCGCACGTGCCGCGAGATCTACCGCCTGCGCAAGTCGCGCCAGGGCGGCCGCCGCCCCGACCTCGTCACCTTCAA AGAAAAAATGGCTTTCTTCACCCGCCCAAAATCGACCGTGCCGGTTCTAGACGGGGAGGCCGAAGAGATCTCGGAAGACGAGTGGGAAGAAGAGCTCGAAGAACGCCGCACTCCCGACGGACGCTCCTCCAAGACCTCTTACGAACTTCGTCGAGACCAACGGTGCAATGACGTCAGGGAAGAAAAAACGGAAACAACGGAAGAAGCGGCGAAAGACACTCAAGAAGTAGTCGAATGCAAGAACCCCTGCCTGAATCGGCTAGAAGCTGTCCAGGACCAGGAAAAGACTGAAGAAGATAGGTATGAATTTGTTGTAGATCGAGTTTTAGGTGTTCAAGTCTGA